The proteins below are encoded in one region of Sphingobium yanoikuyae:
- a CDS encoding ParB/RepB/Spo0J family partition protein, whose amino-acid sequence MIKPALLIPASHLAKSPINVRKRTDPRADAELEASIAAHGLLQNLVGVPVSRKKGHYRITAGGRRLDAIHRLIEKGRLRPDHEVPVLVLSNTKDGREVSLVENFERAPLSPAEDCLAFRDLIEVEKLNPADIARRFGIEERFVLGRLRLANLADPIFAALEGDEITLDVAKAYATTADTGRQMAVWESLRTGYSRDNVNEIRRALKTYSYRADDPRALLVGRDAYIAAGGRVEDQDLFSTATDERWIDTHILDDLAAEKLAAQAEVIRQREGLGEVRVVAAEHVPYMATFALQPLSGSIEPLTEDQEARKQEIEAEIAGIDLRAGDETCEPEGDEAQRYADLQAELGAITEREPVLDAEQKASALGYVVLKPDGTPQIHHQLYLAPTADTGADESDDEDAEPADGLSGSGAAIDTAPAMSQRLREMLAMMKTELLAVHVASDPAFALDLGTFLMVERECRHMPCIVPCDLYATAPQPLLADFKPETPAAAEWRRFEEALDRSWTGYSGLEERYDAFCALGDEARAAWLGWAIARTLHAVPDGREGTDFLNHLGRKLGIDVAAWWRPTALTFFDKLTRPGILALFEGIGGEELRVRYSGSKKHDLAASAERLFGGDVVIEPEIQERALAWLPEQMRFGPSEGEADADAKAANADADMPVRSVDGSDNATDETLPHAA is encoded by the coding sequence ATGATCAAACCAGCCCTTCTCATCCCCGCGAGCCATCTCGCCAAGTCGCCCATCAACGTGCGCAAGCGGACCGATCCGCGCGCCGATGCCGAGCTCGAAGCCAGCATCGCCGCGCACGGCCTCCTTCAGAACCTCGTCGGCGTGCCGGTGTCCCGAAAGAAGGGGCATTACCGCATCACCGCCGGTGGCCGGCGCCTCGACGCGATCCACCGCCTGATCGAGAAGGGCCGACTGCGGCCCGATCATGAAGTGCCTGTCCTGGTCCTTTCCAATACGAAGGACGGTCGCGAGGTCAGCCTCGTCGAGAATTTTGAACGGGCGCCGCTTTCTCCCGCCGAAGATTGCCTCGCTTTCCGCGACCTTATCGAGGTCGAAAAGCTGAACCCCGCGGACATCGCCCGGCGCTTCGGCATCGAGGAACGCTTCGTGCTCGGCCGCCTGCGCCTGGCTAATCTCGCCGATCCGATCTTCGCCGCGCTCGAGGGCGACGAGATCACGCTCGACGTTGCCAAGGCCTATGCCACGACCGCAGATACGGGCCGGCAGATGGCGGTGTGGGAATCGCTGCGGACCGGCTATTCGCGCGATAACGTCAACGAGATCCGGCGCGCGCTCAAGACCTACAGCTACCGCGCCGATGATCCCAGGGCGCTGCTGGTCGGACGCGACGCCTATATCGCCGCCGGTGGGCGGGTCGAAGACCAGGATCTGTTTTCGACCGCTACCGATGAGCGCTGGATCGATACCCATATTCTCGATGACCTCGCCGCAGAAAAGCTCGCCGCGCAGGCTGAGGTGATCCGTCAGCGTGAAGGGCTGGGCGAGGTGCGGGTGGTTGCCGCCGAGCACGTTCCCTATATGGCGACCTTCGCGCTGCAACCGCTGAGCGGAAGCATCGAGCCCCTCACCGAAGACCAGGAAGCACGTAAACAGGAGATCGAAGCGGAAATCGCCGGGATCGACCTTCGCGCGGGAGATGAAACCTGTGAGCCCGAAGGCGATGAGGCGCAGCGCTATGCCGACCTCCAGGCTGAACTGGGTGCGATCACCGAACGTGAACCCGTGCTCGACGCCGAGCAGAAAGCCTCCGCGCTCGGCTATGTCGTGTTGAAACCCGATGGAACCCCGCAGATCCATCATCAGCTCTACCTCGCACCCACTGCCGACACGGGTGCCGACGAGAGCGATGACGAAGACGCCGAACCTGCCGACGGGCTCAGCGGCTCCGGTGCGGCGATCGATACCGCGCCCGCCATGAGCCAGCGCCTGCGGGAGATGCTGGCGATGATGAAGACCGAGCTCCTCGCCGTCCATGTCGCCAGCGACCCGGCATTCGCGCTCGATCTCGGTACCTTCCTCATGGTCGAGCGGGAATGCCGGCATATGCCCTGCATCGTGCCGTGCGATCTATATGCCACGGCGCCCCAACCGTTGCTTGCCGATTTCAAGCCCGAGACCCCGGCTGCGGCAGAATGGCGCAGGTTCGAAGAGGCGCTCGATCGCAGCTGGACCGGCTACTCGGGGCTTGAGGAGCGTTACGATGCCTTCTGCGCGCTTGGCGATGAAGCGCGGGCGGCCTGGCTGGGCTGGGCGATCGCGCGCACGCTCCATGCCGTTCCCGATGGGCGCGAGGGCACCGACTTCCTCAACCATCTCGGTCGCAAGCTCGGCATCGACGTCGCCGCCTGGTGGCGCCCCACCGCACTGACCTTCTTCGACAAGCTGACCAGGCCCGGCATCCTCGCTCTCTTCGAGGGGATCGGCGGCGAGGAATTGCGCGTGCGCTATTCGGGTTCGAAGAAGCACGACCTTGCCGCATCGGCCGAGCGGCTCTTTGGCGGAGACGTGGTCATCGAGCCCGAGATCCAGGAACGGGCACTCGCCTGGCTGCCCGAGCAGATGCGATTTGGCCCTTCCGAAGGGGAAGCCGATGCCGATGCTAAAGCGGCGAATGCCGATGCGGACATGCCCGTCCGGTCGGTCGACGGATCCGATAATGCAACCGACGAAACTCTGCCGCACGCTGCGTGA
- a CDS encoding UPF0149 family protein, with translation MAFSFDYLDELDQLLLAQGDDCMLLTQLDGFLTGVIVSPDLIVPSQWLKTVWAGDDGEGIPTFVDAGGMQHFIDLVMHRYHEILASLAQPGTFEPVLEIDTRTDETLWEMWIEGFGQAMDISPAGWLRVLADDDAGCRAAIEGIRTLRAFADGTRKLTRAEEDRWDTEAPDLIPIWVEMLHQWRLENDPHRPSSIKRQKIGRNDPCPCGSGRKYKKCCGLN, from the coding sequence ATGGCTTTCTCGTTCGACTATCTCGATGAACTCGATCAGCTGCTGCTCGCGCAGGGCGACGACTGCATGCTGCTCACCCAGCTCGACGGCTTCCTCACCGGCGTCATCGTCAGCCCGGACCTGATCGTGCCCAGCCAATGGCTTAAGACGGTCTGGGCGGGAGACGACGGCGAGGGCATTCCCACTTTCGTCGATGCCGGCGGCATGCAGCATTTCATCGATCTGGTGATGCATCGCTACCATGAGATCCTCGCATCGCTGGCACAGCCCGGCACGTTCGAGCCGGTGCTGGAAATCGACACCCGGACCGACGAGACGCTGTGGGAGATGTGGATCGAGGGGTTCGGGCAGGCGATGGACATCTCGCCGGCCGGATGGCTACGGGTTCTGGCCGACGATGACGCCGGATGCCGGGCGGCGATCGAGGGCATCCGGACATTGCGCGCCTTTGCCGACGGGACGCGGAAGCTCACGCGCGCCGAGGAGGATCGCTGGGATACCGAGGCGCCCGACCTGATCCCGATCTGGGTGGAGATGCTGCATCAGTGGCGGCTGGAGAATGATCCACACCGGCCTTCCAGCATCAAACGCCAGAAGATTGGCCGAAACGACCCCTGCCCCTGTGGATCGGGGCGCAAATACAAGAAGTGCTGTGGCCTGAACTGA